A single genomic interval of Tautonia marina harbors:
- a CDS encoding FHA domain-containing protein yields MPARLVPLVSGLIRPIPLERPVVLIGRHQECDAQVAHSRISRRHCCVAQIAGGLVIRDLGSHNGVRINGERIEEAALEDGDEIAIGPILFRLDWPRSSHEGSEPVAPKAETPEIDSGDLVPLDDD; encoded by the coding sequence ATGCCCGCCCGACTCGTCCCCCTCGTCTCCGGGCTGATTCGACCGATTCCTCTGGAACGTCCGGTCGTGTTGATTGGTCGCCACCAGGAATGTGATGCTCAGGTGGCTCATTCTCGGATCTCTCGGCGTCACTGTTGCGTAGCTCAGATTGCCGGGGGCCTGGTGATTCGAGATCTCGGCAGCCACAATGGGGTCCGCATCAATGGCGAGCGGATCGAGGAAGCGGCGCTCGAAGATGGCGACGAGATCGCCATCGGCCCGATCCTGTTCCGGCTTGATTGGCCCCGATCTTCCCACGAAGGATCGGAACCCGTGGCTCCCAAGGCGGAAACCCCGGAGATCGACTCCGGGGATCTCGTCCCGCTCGACGACGATTGA
- the mbhE gene encoding hydrogen gas-evolving membrane-bound hydrogenase subunit E has protein sequence MTETLIAIIVLPFCLALIALVVPLRWAGAVALLAPAGVFGMAVRYWPVVAAGSTRIVPIGGLPDLFSLNLRVDQLGIFFVLLTAGIGLATVQYARGYFGEKSSRLFWSALLAFMGAMIGLALADSLILLFVFWEVTTITSFLLIGMHFDEEGSRQGAVQSFLVTGAGGLALLAGIALIGGRAGTFDLSTLAAQKETILADPMHRIGLALMLLGALTKSAQFPFHFWLPGAMAAPTPVSAFLHSAAMVKAGILLIGRLLPVFGESELWLPVLTTVGLASYVITGWLALRATDLKELLAFSTAGFLGLITAFYGYAGRDGSSAEFLHILNHATYKAALFFLVGWLDKASGTRDLGLLESQRWWSRSRPAAVLFGIGTLAMAGLPMTLGFMSKEEFYEIVMGGKFERLTPALVAVIVGSSLMVAYSLKIFIGVFLGSHVPSAEQGVPPEKRSSWLLIVPGILLTVQVVGGLAPHWLLSEVLSPGHEWPASPAIWHYVDALLVISLVSYAAGLVLFLGWHVARQMPGVPGPKVAAETLSNGTITLAEWWTRVAQEGGHPRYLSVILLTFVAAGILGLGYGGASLADLVGPWGPDSFVGLIPALMIVTAAVFLLVLRRRIAKLIMLTVAGYGTVVVYMIYQAPDLALTQILTEAVALILLLLIFRQLPDLGPDPRSNRQKVVHGTVSALVGLTLAGLTWGAASHSPSERAGAEHLRLSESQKLGENVVNVILTDFRAVDTLGEIVVLALAALGVVVLYRAKGRANRIKERAAQERGS, from the coding sequence ATGACAGAAACCCTGATCGCGATCATCGTGCTGCCGTTTTGTCTTGCACTGATCGCGTTGGTGGTGCCGTTGCGATGGGCGGGAGCCGTTGCGTTGCTGGCCCCGGCAGGGGTGTTCGGGATGGCGGTTCGCTACTGGCCGGTCGTCGCGGCGGGATCGACCCGGATCGTGCCGATCGGGGGGCTTCCGGACCTGTTCTCGCTGAATCTGCGGGTCGATCAACTGGGAATCTTCTTCGTGCTTCTGACCGCCGGGATTGGCCTGGCGACGGTTCAGTATGCGCGGGGGTATTTCGGCGAGAAGTCGTCTCGATTGTTCTGGTCGGCCTTGCTGGCATTCATGGGAGCCATGATTGGCCTGGCCCTGGCCGATTCGCTGATTCTGCTGTTCGTCTTCTGGGAAGTCACGACGATCACCTCGTTCCTCTTGATTGGAATGCACTTTGATGAGGAGGGGTCGAGGCAAGGGGCTGTGCAGTCGTTTCTGGTCACGGGGGCCGGTGGTTTGGCCTTGCTGGCGGGAATCGCCCTGATCGGTGGCCGGGCGGGAACGTTTGACCTCTCGACCCTGGCGGCGCAAAAGGAGACGATCCTGGCCGACCCGATGCACCGGATCGGCCTGGCGTTGATGCTGCTGGGAGCGTTGACCAAGTCGGCCCAGTTTCCGTTTCACTTCTGGTTGCCCGGCGCAATGGCGGCCCCGACACCGGTTAGTGCCTTTCTGCACTCGGCCGCGATGGTCAAGGCGGGCATCCTGCTGATCGGCCGCTTGCTTCCGGTCTTTGGTGAATCGGAGCTGTGGTTGCCGGTCCTGACCACGGTGGGCCTGGCGTCCTACGTCATCACCGGCTGGCTTGCCTTGCGAGCGACCGACCTGAAGGAACTGCTGGCGTTCAGCACCGCCGGGTTTCTGGGACTGATCACGGCCTTTTACGGCTACGCGGGACGTGACGGATCGTCAGCAGAATTTCTGCACATTCTCAATCATGCAACCTACAAGGCGGCGCTCTTTTTCCTGGTGGGTTGGCTGGATAAAGCGTCGGGGACGAGGGATCTCGGGCTCCTTGAGTCGCAGCGGTGGTGGAGCCGGAGTCGGCCGGCGGCGGTACTGTTCGGGATTGGCACACTGGCCATGGCCGGTTTGCCGATGACGTTGGGTTTTATGAGCAAGGAAGAATTCTATGAGATCGTCATGGGAGGCAAGTTCGAGCGGCTGACCCCGGCGCTGGTCGCCGTGATTGTTGGAAGTTCATTGATGGTTGCCTATTCCTTGAAGATTTTCATCGGTGTCTTTTTGGGGAGCCACGTGCCCTCGGCCGAGCAGGGAGTGCCGCCCGAGAAGCGTTCCTCATGGCTTCTGATCGTGCCGGGCATCTTGTTGACGGTGCAAGTGGTGGGCGGCCTGGCGCCGCACTGGTTGCTCAGCGAGGTGCTCTCTCCGGGGCACGAATGGCCGGCGAGCCCGGCCATCTGGCATTACGTGGATGCGTTACTGGTGATCAGCCTGGTCAGTTACGCCGCAGGGTTGGTGTTGTTTCTCGGCTGGCATGTGGCTCGACAGATGCCCGGGGTGCCGGGGCCAAAGGTTGCCGCCGAGACACTCTCGAATGGGACGATCACCCTGGCCGAATGGTGGACGCGAGTGGCCCAGGAGGGGGGGCATCCCCGCTATCTGTCAGTCATTCTGCTGACCTTCGTGGCGGCCGGAATACTCGGGCTTGGGTACGGCGGGGCGAGCCTGGCCGATTTGGTTGGTCCCTGGGGGCCGGATTCGTTCGTGGGCCTGATCCCGGCGTTGATGATCGTGACGGCCGCAGTCTTTTTGCTTGTCCTCCGGCGGCGCATCGCAAAGCTCATCATGTTGACGGTCGCCGGATACGGTACGGTGGTCGTTTACATGATCTATCAGGCACCCGATCTTGCGTTGACCCAGATTTTGACCGAGGCGGTCGCCTTGATTCTCTTGCTCTTGATCTTCCGGCAACTGCCCGACCTCGGGCCTGACCCGCGGTCGAACCGTCAGAAAGTGGTGCATGGAACGGTCTCCGCTTTGGTGGGCCTGACTCTGGCGGGCCTGACCTGGGGAGCGGCCTCGCACTCGCCGAGCGAGCGAGCCGGTGCCGAGCATCTACGTCTTTCCGAGTCGCAAAAACTTGGTGAGAACGTCGTGAACGTAATTCTGACCGACTTCCGGGCCGTGGATACCCTGGGGGAAATTGTGGTGCTGGCCCTGGCCGCGCTGGGAGTCGTGGTGCTCTACCGTGCAAAAGGGCGAGCGAACCGAATCAAAGAGCGAGCGGCACAGGAGCGTGGTTCGTGA